The proteins below are encoded in one region of Levilactobacillus namurensis:
- a CDS encoding transcriptional regulator, producing the protein MQNKFAEQLTLDLAGVVRRDVAQKVHISDGQLTRLANGQRTGDKGMRAGLAHALHSTLLAFSGARKDYGVLSFLKSSRRYDDVMATLFQQRKEEDDRRALEESFDEAMTTKPEARSSQQTLLIRDYFREYAEEIMSENTDIVAKAKYAGVDIHGVFDEANARVGG; encoded by the coding sequence ATGCAGAATAAATTTGCCGAACAATTAACTTTGGATTTGGCAGGAGTGGTGCGTAGGGACGTTGCTCAAAAAGTTCATATCTCCGATGGTCAATTGACCCGTTTAGCGAATGGCCAGCGTACTGGCGACAAGGGGATGCGAGCTGGGTTGGCACACGCGCTGCATAGTACCTTGTTGGCGTTCTCTGGCGCCCGTAAGGATTACGGCGTTCTTTCTTTCTTGAAGAGCAGCAGACGTTATGACGATGTCATGGCAACGCTCTTCCAGCAACGCAAGGAAGAGGACGACCGCCGGGCGCTTGAAGAATCATTCGACGAGGCCATGACGACCAAGCCGGAGGCCCGGTCATCGCAACAGACGCTGTTGATTCGGGACTACTTCCGGGAGTACGCCGAGGAGATCATGTCAGAGAATACCGACATTGTGGCCAAAGCCAAGTATGCCGGCGTTGACATCCACGGAGTATTCGATGAAGCAAATGCCAGGGTAGGAGGCTAG
- a CDS encoding helix-turn-helix transcriptional regulator, which yields MKSHLKYYRKRAGLSQEQLASKTKFSVSTVASMENGRRDGSVDTIISMASFFGVTVDELLFGPNDSNSTNKQPEEVS from the coding sequence ATGAAATCCCATTTAAAGTATTATCGAAAGCGGGCCGGATTATCTCAGGAGCAACTAGCATCAAAGACAAAGTTCTCTGTGAGTACTGTTGCATCAATGGAGAATGGCCGCCGTGACGGATCGGTTGATACCATTATTTCTATGGCTAGTTTCTTTGGTGTAACTGTCGATGAACTTTTATTTGGACCTAACGACTCTAATAGTACAAATAAGCAACCTGAGGAGGTGAGCTGA
- a CDS encoding helix-turn-helix domain-containing protein — protein MTTGSRIASLRRRMSMTQPMLAEKMNVSRSTVTSWENDRRSVSNDDLIKLADLFGVTTDYLLGHKIDLGDTPVAAHLRNGLSLDDLPEDRRQAVIDYMEYQKSLYKKEQERKGKKE, from the coding sequence ATGACTACAGGTAGTAGAATTGCATCACTGCGCAGACGCATGTCGATGACCCAACCGATGCTGGCCGAAAAAATGAACGTTAGTCGAAGTACTGTAACTAGCTGGGAAAATGATCGGCGCTCTGTTAGCAATGATGACCTGATAAAACTGGCTGATCTATTCGGGGTCACAACCGATTATCTGCTTGGCCATAAAATCGATTTAGGCGATACCCCCGTGGCTGCCCATCTCAGAAACGGATTGAGTCTCGACGACTTACCTGAAGACAGGCGACAAGCCGTTATTGACTATATGGAATACCAAAAATCCCTTTACAAAAAAGAACAGGAGCGCAAAGGGAAAAAGGAATGA
- a CDS encoding phage minor head protein produces MRNRFKYYTWCALNDERTSPEHRKLDGKKFALLPEYETKEIPYLEIYPGSEHLCRCFMDPDFDNM; encoded by the coding sequence ATACGCAATAGATTTAAATACTACACTTGGTGTGCACTAAACGATGAACGAACCTCCCCTGAACACCGTAAATTAGATGGGAAAAAGTTTGCTTTGCTTCCTGAGTATGAGACCAAAGAAATTCCATATCTAGAAATCTATCCAGGATCTGAACATTTGTGCCGTTGCTTTATGGACCCAGACTTCGATAATATGTGA